A stretch of Castanea sativa cultivar Marrone di Chiusa Pesio chromosome 2, ASM4071231v1 DNA encodes these proteins:
- the LOC142626450 gene encoding uncharacterized protein LOC142626450 → MRPPGPGGPHPGGPGPGPGWGPPGPPRPPGPWPGPPGPWPGPPGPWPGPPDFLGGLFGGLCNTISSCFYFLCCCWLVQDCFGPPAPPPPPGPPPPPPGPPLILAPPPPPGPPLPPPPGPPLVLFPPPGPPGPPGPFGPPGPFGPPGGDPFGPPGGPPDPFGPPPR, encoded by the exons ATGAGACCACCGGGTCCTGGTGGGCCTCATCCTGGGGGACCTGGACCTGGGCCTGGTTGGGGTCCACCTGGACCTCCCAGACCTCCAGGTCCATGGCCCGGACCTCCAGGTCCATGGCCTGGACCGCCAGGTCCTTGGCCTGGACCGCCAGACTTTCTTGGTGGCTTATTCGGTGGATTATGCAACACCATATCCTCTTG TTTCTACTTCTTGTGCTGCTGTTGGTTAGTACAGGACTGCTTTGGTCCACcagctcctcctcctcctcctggTCCTCCACCGCCACCCCCTGGACCTCCTCTTATACTTGCTCCGCCTCCTCCTCCTGGGCCTCCTCTGCCACCACCACCTGGACCTCCTTTGGTTCTGTTTCCTCCACCTGGTCCTCCCGGCCCACCTGGCCCATTCGGACCCCCTGGCCCATTCGGACCCCCTGGTGGTGACCCGTTTGGACCTCCTGGTGGCCCACCTGACCCATTTGGACCTCCACCTCGTTAA